Genomic DNA from Diorhabda carinulata isolate Delta chromosome 10, icDioCari1.1, whole genome shotgun sequence:
tttaaaaaattcgttaCTATACATTTACTATCCTATCTTATGTATTTGTTAGATTTTGTGAAAGTTATTCAGGTTTTTCGTGACAAACCAAAGAAactgttttcaaattttgggGTTATGGCAATCATTATAATAGAGCAATACCGGTCAATGGTCGGTATTACCCCGTATGTATTTATAAGACatcttattattaatttatttgtaaaataatgcCTCATTTAccacttatttttatacttaaGTTGATGCAGCCACACAAGGAAAGAACCACAAAGAAAGGAAAAAGGACAAAATAGTAGTGAGATAAAGCTATTGAAGCCGTTAGTGCTGGAAATTATTTAAGATTAACAGCCAAGAAGTTCGACATACCCTTCAGTACGCTACAAGATCGGATAAAGAAGAACGTGTTTGGTTAATTTTAGGAGAAAAGTTCACTTTggttaaaacaaaacaaaatgaatataatatacttaaaaactaagtaaaagacagtttctatGCGTCTCAATGTgtgattttcaataatttggataattattttaaaaaataaagatgatataaataaaacgtcgctttattttgttttactaCATGTAATAAGTAAACCtttgttaattttgaatgaTCGGTAATACCCCAACAGTAGACCGCCATTACAAGCACCATAGGGTAATAGCGGTTAATGACGGGTTTtacaaaatgattgaaaaatatgaaaccCGTGATAGATTGATAATTTGcttgatatatatatttagtCCACTACATAGGCTCTGTAAATTAATGCCGTAAGTCcttaaaatcaattgaaaaatggatCAATGCTCAATTGACCGCCATTTCCTCATCTTACCCTAATATCTTGAGGATTCCAATTCCGAAAGGTCTtgttttctagattaatacgttgatgaattttgttttttatattgttcaaagcagtgattcccaaagtggtccaggtgTATCCTCAAGGGTCCACGGGAAACTCTACAACAGGAGTGTACTTGAATTTCCATAGTTAGGATCtgcttttttgataatattgttaCTAATAAGTTCGTAAAAGGGGACCGTATGGCGGCCATGTGTAGCTGCAATGGAATTTTTTGATTTGGTGAAGGCGCATATGGTAGCATTCGTTTGATGTATaccaagcggtttatttacattgtttcttttgaataatttccaggaaaccctattcatttatttgttttgtttatttttgttttaaatctgGAGATTTCTTTTTGGAGTAGATGATGTAGCgcatttagtttagttttaaataaataatcgtagtgaaaagaatgaattaataaaagtaatcgCAGGAATTGCTTAagagatatttataaataaattataataagttaAGTGTTTTATATAGTTTGGTAATAAATTAAGAaagtaagagacagtgtttatgaATCccccccacgaatagaaagagtgtaaataaatacgaaaaacgttacaatgtGGAGTAAATGTATCAACTAAAACTAgtaataactattttgaaatAGTTTAGGAGGTTTACGAGGAAATAAAGTTTAGGATTTGAAGCAATGAAATGATGATCAACAGTTGTTTTATTTATGGGACATAATGTGTCAAATAGAATATGATTGCGACTgattcaaatttcttattttaaaacaatttagcGATTCTACAATGGTGTGCTGATGAAGACTGCAGAATcctttgttatttattaatttgaccgtattttttgtttcttcaagtaAGGAtataattagtataaaaaaattaataatttgaacaCCACctgtatttggaaaaaatttgttttttggttaACAAGCTTCACAATGATAAATATGAAGTTAATAAATACGTTAATTActgtaattaaaaatgataacatTTCATTCTATTGGCTTTCAAATTTACGTATATACATTCTACGTTTAACGTTTTTTTAACAATGCATCGTTTACgtatttgtttcatattttttctagttCTGCATATGCGATATGGTAAGTTTAACTATATTTTGagtttgaattaataaatatttagttactAATATTTCTCGaaactaaattattataatttatattatgatAAAAGATTGTGAATTGTCTTAACATATGGATAGCTTATTCCAAAAACCGCTCGAAGTTGCGTTCTCagatagtttttcaaataatttattttgttatttcaaataaactaaaaaataatttttttcagaaactagtttttattataatcaagtCGGGCTATCGTGGAAACCATTCTATTAAACCATGCTTTCCGAAATATCTTCTGCGACACactatattattattctttctttagaatattggaatggaaatttttttttaatattagatgAGTTAGGATGTAAAGGTCATGAAATGTCTTCACCTATTTATCTATTGTACACCCTAGACTGTTTCTGAGCAAGTAGCATAGACTTTATTTGtctatatacgaggatatattgaattcttagcctactatagaaccaaacaaagtttcaatgtcaaaatattttattactcaacatattctcctcttaattggatgcATTTATTACAACGAaactgcaacgtctctagacttttaaaaaaatgtttctcctTGCTTtacaaaccagacctccacagtttctattacctcttcgttgttagaaaatttacgaccttttaaactttttttcagttgaggaaagagatgatagtcggacggagccaaatgtggtgaataagggggctgttctagtaattcaaacgctaaatcacgaattttttacatggcaacatgagatttgtgtgcaggggccttgtcctgcaaaaacaaaacacctttggatagctttccgcgtcttttctatttaattttttcccgtagagtggtcagtaatgtcgaatagtaatctccagttattgttctacccttatccaaaaaatcaatcatgattactcaatggcaatcccaaaaactgaagtaagaactttttcagcagatttttggacacgaaacttcttaggtcttggagaaccatgGAGGaatcgccattccatcgattgttgctttgtttctggatcgtagaaatgtacccaaatctcatccatagtaacaattcggtttaagaagtcaacattcaaatatttggggagcgattttgcagtaatttttctcatgtccaaattgacgtgaactatatgatgaacgcgttcgtctGAAATATTCAGATAACTTCACGCTACAATAATACACTTCAAcacttcacttcacttcacaCTTCAACAGGATCCTAGTATAAGTTTCTAGCGTGAGTCTGTACATGATCTAGAACGATATGGCgtgaaaattgattgttttgttttataaatggtTCAGGAGAGGAATAATCGATCAACCCTTGTATCTTccttaaagtaaattttaaaaaacatatttttcagtttataacGTTGTTGAAAATAATTCCGTATCCATAAAGGAGAAAATCACTTTTGCAACTGTTGGGAAAACTAAAAGTTAATTCAATAatctttctttatatatattgaAGAGATAAAAAGCTTTCTGGCCTACTATCAATTCCGCCTTCCATCTAATCCTGCTTTCGGGATAATATGACCGGGTTAACCAGGATATAATAGGAGCAAGAGACGTGGGGAACTAGAGTGGaagatataaattttgatgtatTGAAATGTTATTGGTTGTTTGCATTTACAACATGGTTGTATTGAAACTATTCTAGTTAggaatatttttcttgataaagcatcttaatttttagtttcttcTGATAGAAAATTGGTTTCAGAAAACAGGCTAGTATatgttattattgtatgtatGTAGCTTTCCACTAAATAGTCATCGTATTTCGAAAGTCTTTCAGCTTTCATTTGAATCATCGCAATAATTAATACGAAGCAATCACAGTGTGATTCATAAAAAGGAAGCCTTATGTGTACAACCACTTCAAATCCAAACCGACATTTTTGAAGTAAGACTTTAGTAACAAGGAAACATTAGTTGTTTATAGAGAAATAAATAGAATGCTAACGCTATTTTCTAGAGTACGAATAGTGGAACAATTTTGTACACCAGTCAAGTTaaagatacggcccgcgggTCGCTTCCGGCCCCTAGGCCGTATCAATAAGTCCCACGATTGCAATATGTCACAGAaagaaaaatcatgtttttagagcttttagacttcattctatacctctacggatgttttaaatactcgtactctcaagtctacggacGTTTGTAAGTAATTTTAAGGGCAGCGCGTGCCTAGACAAGCGAGAGAGAAAGACAATAGCAGCAAacggaaatattatttttgtcgagaacgATAGAATTTTCCACGCGCTTCGAGTCTAGACTAGAACCTTTCTGaaccatataaaacgagtgcgACGGCGtgacgtgagtcagttgagtcgagtaatagAAGCGATACGGCTGGAGAAgaattttaattgtactgcgaagtagTGATTGTGAAGGTATTGTGAATTTGTTTGTGTGATGCGCGTGCGATATCTATAATTGTGTTACGTtccataattgttacgattttggcATAATATCACAAAAACGTAAAATTGATAGTGAGTGCAGAGTTTTTCAGCTTAAATgggaaattgcatatttttttatggaatggAAAGGTAAATCACTGTGTTTGATTTATAATCGAACAGTTGCTGTTTGTAAGCAGTTTAATTTGAAGCGACGATATGATACGAATCCTAAGTCAAAACTCGAttgttacactgaaaaaatatgaatcgaCACattgtcatttaaaaaaatctaaacttcAAGGTCAATTATCTATGTTTACTAAAGCTAATACAGAGAGCGAAGATGTCCTGAAATCAAGTTTCATTATTGCATTAGAAATCTCGAAAACATCAAAACTTTTCACTGATGGTCATTTTATTAAAGAGTGTACGTTGAAATTTGCCGATGTTTCATTTCCatctcaaaattcaataatttcatatatttcgcTCTTAAGAAACACTGTTGCTTCAAGGATAaatgatttatctcaaaatttgtttcttcagctgaaggagaaaattaacgaatttacaaaattttcaaaggcTGTTGACAAGAGCGCTGATACTGTTGATACAGATCAACTTGCTGTTTTTATACGAGGCATTAacaataacttttaaaaaactgaagaacTATTAAAGTGCGTTCCATTGACAGGTACTACAAcaccaaataatatttattctgcAATTGAGCATTTGATAGCACAATATAAACTCGACTGGAATATACTTAGCAGCACAACTACGGATGGCGCTCCTGCTATGGCTGGCAAACATTCGAGTcttgtaactaaattaaaacagaaaatatcagggaattttgtgggatttctctgtataattcatcaggaatcattgccatccaaacatttaaaaatgaacCATGTCATGcaacctataattaaaattgttaattttataagaagcagaggactaaatcaccgacagttcaggcaatttttacaagatttggacgaaaagtttttaaatattccttATTTCACCGAAGTTCGTTGGCCCAGTCGAGGAGTagttttaaaaagattttttgcaaTACGTGACCCTATTCAACCTTTCATGTTAGACAAAGGCAAACAAATTGATTATGACAATGACTGGTGGATTGATTGTGCCTTTttgttaaatatgaataaatagttAACTGATCTTAATACAAAGTTACAGGGTAACAATCTGTTTGTCACTCAATATTCTCAacttctgcaaaatttgataacggaattcaacaatcgttttgaagactttcacaaaattaatgtaatggaattcccaattttcaacaatccattcaattttgaagcttcaccggcaccagttcatttgcaaatggagttgatagatcttccatcggacagtattttgaaaaaaaaatttaatgagattatCGCTTACATTTTATgcacaatatttcaagagattggaattaaaaaagcatGCAGCACGCATTCTCTGCATGTTTGGTAGCACCTATTTATGTGACCAGATGTTTTCactcatgaaaataaataagaacaaacatcgcacaAGACTTACGACTGTacatctccaatcaattcttaaaataactacaacgaatatgatacctgacatcaatAAGCTTGTCAATCACAAGAAAAGTCACGTATCTGGATATAActatatgatttttaacaactattatatacttatatgatttaataaataaaattttatcataattcagttaatttttttttattttcaatctggcctGCCTACGAatccaaaatttaatatatggccctctgcaaaattgagtttgacacctctgtTGCACACAATAACTAAATGTCTCATCCAtgcattttttttctgataaatacTTGTTCActctgttttttaaataaacaggatatattattttttagactGTACCTTTTCATAATTTGCCAGCTTAATTTTTAAACATCTTCATTCTGGTGGCAACGGAACATAGATTGTCTGTTCccattgtaaaaattttgatgtaATCACTCATCAACATCttgttttatgtaaatttgcCAGACTAATAAGCAAATAGTACTTCCTTTCCATTTTTACTAATAACTTAGTAACATTCCATCACTTTAATAAGCAGATCCTgcagttttaacaaaaaacatagATTACCGCTACCGCCAGGTAGCCCAGACTCTAACCGTAATATCAAGAAGGacggaatatcaaaaaatcagcTGAACTAAAATTCTTGCTTTCTAAACGTTGCCAGCTCCCATAATATAATTGGTATCAACCACCTGTTTTATCATTTCCGTATTAATCCTTAAAGAAAGACGTCTAAAGTTGTTGATCCGGGCATATAGCTGGATTAGTAGATTTAATTGTTCTGTAATTGTAAATTGTAACTTGTCGGTAAACGTTACCCTTTTTTGTAGTGTGAACATTTCGGTTTAAATGATTTAAGTTTGTTTATTTCGAGACACCGGACTACATTTAATGCCTCGCGTATAATGGAACCGAAAGATTATAATTTTCTGGTTAATATTGGAAACAAGAATAACTTTGGTTGAGTTTTTCAGGCTATGCAAGTTTCAAATGTTTCTCATGCGTTGGTGGGCCAAACACGAAATGTGCGCGAGAACTAAGTCAAGACGAAACGGAAAATTGTGAAACACAGTGTTTTGAAACATATATAGAGTATCAAAGTGAGTTACTTTCGATAAATCAGAATTATGAAAATCAACTAActtttatttcgatataaaacGACCTTCACCGAGATGTTTATTTGATGCCTAGCAAGTTTCAGTGCAGATtatgattaattaataattataaaagttttttttcaaatatttcaccgGTTTGATTATTAGATAAATTCCAACCCAATCGAAAGTATGAAGCCCGTAGAATATGTAAACGTTAGTTTTCCTATTTTCCTATAAAGTGGATTTATTTGCAGATCATCTCACTACACTTTTGCAGCCACTAAGTCCCGAAATATATCTAGCAGTAGAGCAAAACTTAGcaatttcaataaacacaagaagtacaaaatgaaataaaattaataaacccGAAAGAAGAACCGAGCTCCGACCCAATAACCGTCAAAATGCTGAAAGAATTGCCACAAAAGGGGGTGGTAATACTAACATACATTTACAATGCAATTCTAAGATTCGGATACTGGCTAAAATCATATAAAGTTGCACAAATCATATTGATTGGTGTCATCTTACCGTCCAATAAGCCTTTTACTCTTACAATGTCCACACTACTTGAAAAATTACTGCTAAATAGAATATCTGAAGACAGGAATGAATTCCCTGCCATCAATTTGGATTCCGACACAAACATTCTACTTTGAAACAAGTTCATCGACTCACGCAGAAAATAATCAGAGCTGTGGAAAACAAAGAATACTGCTGCTGTTTTCCTCGATATCGGACAGGTTTTTGACATAGTGTTGCAGAAGGCTGctatataaaattgaaagagCTCTGCCCCCAAACTACTACCCACTAATGAAATCTTACTTAATCAACAGAACCTTCTAAACAAAAGATAATGAGGAAAATTCCAAACAGTTTACTATAGCAGCAGGAGTGCCACAGGGTAGCGTACTAGGTCCGCTATTTTACATACTGTATACATTAGATATACCAGAGACACAGTATACAACAACAGTCATTCTCTCTACTGATCAATTACAAACCAATTACAAGAGTGGATACAAAAATGAAGGATTAAAGTTAATGAGACAAAATCAGTAAATGTAACATTCAAGCTACGTAAGGCTACATGTCCTCCAATTTAGTTAAATAATACATGTAGATAGTGCTAAATACTCAGGAATCCACCTAAACAAAAAACTGGAAGCATcacaacacaaaaaaataacttgatataAAACAAGAGAAATACATTGGTTGAAAGGGGGAAAGTCCAATTTCTCACGTAAAAACAAAGTCCTTATCGACAAATCTGTCATTAAGTCTATATGGACATATGGAATAGAGCAGTGGGATTGCGCTTCCAAatcttatataaatattattcagagaTCCCAGCTTAAAATACTAGACAATGTACAAGAAATTATCTGAACACCACGAAACTATAGAAACCTACCCAGCTCTACTACTAGAGGAGTTGTTAACGCCAAGAAACGCAAAATGACTGAAAAAAGTTGGCCAATAGACCTAATATGAGGTACAAGAGGTTACATCACTGGATGTAAACCTCACCAAGACATTAGATGTCAGATTTTCTAACACTCGCAAGCAAATTAACCCATAGGATTTATCAAATATTCCGAAACAAAATCTCTAGTTTTCCTTTTCAATGTATGACTAAAGTCATCAGTACcaaagaagagaagaagaaagtattattgaaaatgGAACGAGACGTTATTTGGACGAcatttatatattgatatataacTCGGAAATTTTTATGGAAACGGATCAGAATGAAGCTTTTTCCGTATATCTAAGTCTTAACGCGTATTCCGAAATCGCCACCCTCCACGGAAAAATCCGTGGCCATCATTTTAACCTCATAGACCCGTACATTTTCATAGAAACGGATCAGAATTACAGGGAACGTAGCGGCGACATAAGGCAAAAATGCAGagtggaaaatattaacgaatggaTACTAAGCAGAAAGCACGAATGGGACGAACACATATGTAGAATGAGCGAGGAAAAATAGTAAGGATAGTACGAGGCAAAACTCACCACTGGGAAGAAGAAGTATGGGAAGGCCACGAAAAAAATGGAGTGATAATCCACAGGCAATCTGCCTAAAATGGagtaggaagaagaagaagaaggatcAGAGTGAAGCTTTTTTCCGAGTCTCTAAATATTACCATATGATCCAACATCAGCACCCTCCACGGAAAAAAAACCGTGGTCTAATTTTAAtcttagaaacaaaaaaattttaaaaccaacctaacctaacctgacctaacctaacctaacctaacataatttaaccgaacctaacctaatcatccGTATCCAATTGCCACAGATATTAGTCACTCGTAACGTTGTGCTGAAATTAGAGACACAGATAGAGCTTCACTCGgctcatttctttaaaaatgtccGTGTCTCTATGGTTGAAATTAGAGTCACGGATTTTTCCGTGGAGGGTGccaatagaaaattgaatataaaatatgtttcacCAAATAAACATTTCGGAGGTGGTCATTATATATCGGGATCCTATACTATTACATTATTTGTTTAAGGTGGTGTATTTCCGTTGGTAGAACGTAGATGCTGGGATAAACCTGCAAATACTAATAAACGGAATTATTGTGAATGGTTACCATCTCAATCAAGAATTTTAAACACCAACGCtacaataaaaagttgttcGACTTGTGAGTCATCTAAATGTAATAATAACCAAAAACTTGCTCCTGTAATGCCGACCTGCAAAGCCTGATATTGTTTTTAGaatgtttattcattttatgtaaaatattaaatatatttgaaacgtATCTAtagtttcatttcattatttatggTTCTGTATTGCAATGTTCCCCAAACTTTATGTTCTAGGTACACCTAGGAAAAGGTACAAATTTTTAAAGGCACaccacaaacaaaaaacattattaagtAATATTCATCATCATTTGATTAATAATCatcgaaataatatttattattaaccaATAAACGTATTTTAAATTGTAAGAAAGGTATTTAATGCGAAACATAATCCTGTTCAATCAAGCATAGATAGTCTAAATTTGGAGTAATGGTTGACGCAGCTGTTCTCATCTCTTCGTCGATCGTTTTGAggctttcttctttttttttattttagtaagaATCCTAATTCACATAAATAAGTCGTTGTAAATGGCAAAAGTATTGCAATAGTATGCACACGTTTTTCACACATATCCAAAAATGTTCTAAATCTGTTtctgaaaactttattttcaacGTGCGATCCGTTTTTATTTCCAACAGTTCTTTCTGCTCATTTATTAGTAAGTGTCCAAAAAGAATGTTCTCGGAGAATGGATTTCGAACCCAGTCCATAGGTTGCAGATCAATCTTAGGAAAATAGAAATTCTTCGGAAGAAGTTACAAGTTTTTGACAATCAAAGCTTGAACTCTTTTTTCCGGATTAGCTACCATGACATTCGGGAACATTTCATTTTTACCATTGATAGCGCAACTGATCCTTAGTTCCAATAAAGCTCGAAAgcttttaattttatctaacgatgttgaaatattggaatttccgtctttcatttttttatttagttcatttAAGTGAGCAAATATATCTGCTAGATATGCAGGCCATCCTTCTTTTTTACACAGATACGCATAATCTGAGCCCTGGTACTGCAAAAACAAACGACAGTCTCATTTTTTAACTCATAAATTCGGGAAAGTAGTTTCCTGTGAAAAAAccatcatatttttaaaatatgattgaTGATCTTCCCCATTTCTTGACATACTGCATTAAAAAGACGAGAGGTCAGCGGTCGCGACCGATTTTGATCATTTCTTGATAGTTCCTCTGGTAGAGACTTCGTTATAAGAGCTGAATAATAAACAATGATGTTCTTCAATATTAGGATTGTTTTCATCAACCTTATTTATAAAGCCTTTAACCATTCCTGTCAGAGCTGCTGCTCCATTTGAGCAAACACTTATACAGTTACTCCATTCCAAATTatgttctttgaaatattcttcCGTTACTTTAGATATTTCTTCACCAGCTGTATGGTTACGCAGTGgtaaacaaaatgaaaagtCCTCTTTCATTTCACATCCATCAATATATCTAACATTTGAGATGAGATACGCGGGACCACTGATATCAGTAGGCTCATCAACTTGTAGCGCAAAAAATCCACTTACtctcaatttttcaatcaacgATAGATATGtcattaatttgaagtgaaatagTTTCTACCGATGCAGgtactttttcaatttcttttgcAGCTTCTTAGCTAATCATTATCTTGACAATTTCTTTGCTGACAAGTTTCAGCAAGAGAGTACGTTTTTAACTAACATGTTAGCGATCACGTAGCTTGATTTTGTGTTTGTCTGAGGTCTTGAAAGACGAACTCATGAGATTTACCTGCTTCTTCCATTGGTCCTTTAAACGTTGAAAATACGTTTTGTCTTTTTGGGCTACTGATGAGTGTTTAGTGGTTAAGTTAAGTCGTATTAGATAACTGGGCGCCACTGAATTATTACCTAAA
This window encodes:
- the LOC130898875 gene encoding uncharacterized protein LOC130898875; translated protein: MHRLRICFIFFLVLHMRYGYASFKCFSCVGGPNTKCARELSQDETENCETQCFETYIEYQSGVFPLVERRCWDKPANTNKRNYCEWLPSQSRILNTNATIKSCSTCESSKCNNNQKLAPVMPTCKA